The Camelina sativa cultivar DH55 chromosome 14, Cs, whole genome shotgun sequence genome includes a window with the following:
- the LOC104740661 gene encoding phosphatidylinositol/phosphatidylcholine transfer protein SFH4-like: MSGSLDRFTRPCFSNNGGGDKREKKSDLEVSEDDKKARIGGLFRKKSSSSKSKFRDSLKRKGSSSSSRGGRSIDRTLSLTFEDIHDAEELRYVSDFRHSLISDHLLPPSLDDYHMMLRFLFARKFDLGKAKLMWTNMIQWRRDFGTDTILEEFEFPELDEVLKCYPQGYHGVDKEGRPVYIERLGKVDASKLMQVTTLERYLRYHVKEFEKTITVKFPACCIAAKRHIDSSTTILDVQGLGLKNFTKTARDLIIQLQKIDSDNYPETLHRMFIINAGSGFKLLWGTVKSFLDPKTVSKIHVLGNKYQKKLLEMIDASQLPDFLGGTCTCADQGGCMRSDKGPWKDPEILKMGRSGGTFCRHAGAFLTSDSQISSSDMPTDSGMKVSDPSTAESGSELEEMVSPKTNLNNHVPKLTPVTETIKANGNTSPTVLSEYEECVPMVDIVVDVSWQPKEMSNASEGPQYTSSLGKIGLVSHIRSWLTVFFMNFFTLVSLALPLTKENSQLHPSSARAELCDEHTARESRPPSPSRSTITERVVISSVLSRLGDLEKQLETLRMRKFEMPHEKEELLNAAVYRVDALEAELITTKKALHEALMRQDELLSYIDRQEEAKYRRKKFCW, encoded by the exons ATGTCGGGCTCTCTCGATCGATTCACAAGACCTT GTTTCTCAAacaatggtggtggtgataaaagagaaaagaagtcAGATTTGGAAGTTTCAGAGGATGACAAGAAAGCTAGAATTGGTGGTCTTTTCAGGAAgaaatcatcttcttccaaaAGCAAATTCAGAGATTCCCTGAAGAGGAAAgggagcagcagcagcagcagggGGGGGAGAAGCATTGACCGGACACTCTCTCTTACCTTCGAAGACATACATGATGCTGAAGAATTAAGATATGTTTCTGATTTCCGACACTCACTCATCTCTGACCATTTGCTTCCTCCTAGCCTTGATGATTATCACATGATGTTGag GTTCCTGTTTGCTAGGAAATTTGATCTTGGAAAAGCAAAGTTAATGTGGACTAACATGATCCAATGGAGAAGGGATTTTGGCACTGACACTATCTTGGAG GAATTTGAGTTTCCGGAATTGGATGAAGTCCTCAAGTGCTACCCTCAGGGATATCATGGTGTTGATAAGGAAGGAAGACCTGTTTACATTGAAAGATTAGGAAAAGTCGACGCAAGCAAACTCATGCAAGTCACTACATTGGAAAGATACCTGAGATATCATGttaaagagtttgagaaaacTATTACTGTCAAATTCCCAGCTTGCTGCATTGCTGCTAAGAGACACATTGACTCCAGTACAACTATCCTAGATGTCCAAGGCCTG GGCTtaaaaaatttcactaaaacTGCTCGAGATCTCATAATCCAGCTGCAAAAGATTGATAGTGATAACTACCCTGAG ACTCTTCATCGTATGTTTATCATCAATGCCGGCTCTGGTTTTAAGCTACTTTGGGGCACGGTGAAATCATTTCTTGATCCAAAGACTGTCTCCAAAATACAT GTCCTTGGCAACAAGTACCAGAAAAAATTACTTGAGATGATTGATGCCAG CCAGCTGCCAGATTTTCTCGGTGGTACTTGCACTTGTGCAGATCAGGGAGGTTGTATGAGATCTGATAAAGGACCGTGGAAAGACCCTGAGATATTAAAG ATGGGTCGCAGTGGTGGGACGTTCTGTAGGCATGCTGGTGCGTTCCTAACCAGTGATTCTCAAATATCTTCATCTGATATGCCAACTGATTCTGGG ATGAAAGTTAGTGACCCATCAACAGCAGAGTCAGGGTCTGAATTGGAAGAGATGGTTTCACCGAAAACAAATTTGAACAATCATGTACCCAAGTTGACTCCTGTTACTGAAACT ATCAAAGCCAATGGTAACACAAGTCCTACTGTTTTATCTGAGTATGAGGAGTGTGTACCAATGGTGGACATAGTTGTGGATGTTTCTTGGCAGCCCAAAGAGATGTCAAATGCTTCTGAAG GTCCGCAATATACATCAAGTTTGGGCAAAATAGGATTGGTGAGTCATATCAGGAGTTGGCTAACTGTGTTCTTCATGAACTTTTTCACACTCGTGTCTCTGGCTCTGCCACTGACTAAAGAAAACTCACAGTTGCATCCTTCAAGCGCTAGAGCTGAGCTGTGTGATGAACATACTGCAAGGGAATCCCGTCCACCTTCACCTTCTCGTTCAACGATCACTGAAAGGGTTgtcatttcctctgttttaagCAGACTCGGGGATCTTGAGAAACAGCTAGAAACTCTTCGCATGAGGAAATTCGAGATGCCTCACGAGAAAGAGGAGTTGCTGAATGCTGCTGTTTATCGCGTGGATGCACTAGAAGCAGAGCTCATCACCACGAAAAAG GCGTTGCATGAGGCTTTAATGAGGCAAGATGAACTTTTGAGTTACATAGACCGGCAAGAGGAAGCTAAGTACCGG AGAAAGAAGTTCTGCTGGTGA